The following proteins are encoded in a genomic region of Prochlorococcus marinus XMU1408:
- a CDS encoding glucose-1-phosphate adenylyltransferase, translating into MKRVLAIILGGGKGSRLYPLTKMRAKPAVPLAGKYRLIDIPISNCINSDISKMYVLTQFNSASLNRHIGQTYNLSGPFGQGFVEVLAAQQTPETPSWFEGTADAVRKYQWLFQEWDVDEYLILSGDQLYRMDYSLFVEQHRKTGADLTVAALPVDSAQAEAFGLMRTDEAGNIKEFREKPTGDSLKAMAVDTSRFGLEASEALEKPYLASMGIYVFSRATLFDLLNKFPSYTDFGKEIIPEALGRGDKLKSYVFNDYWEDIGTIGAFFESNLALTQQPTPPFSFYDEKFPIYTRPRYLPPSKIVDTQITDSIVSEGSILKSCSIHHCVLGVRSRIESDVVLNETLVMGSDFYESYEERIALRNGGGIPLGVGQGTTVKRAILDKNARIGDNVTIVNKDNVEEADRADQGFYIRNGIVVIVKNATIPDGTII; encoded by the coding sequence GATCACGCCTATATCCGTTAACGAAAATGAGGGCAAAACCCGCTGTTCCATTAGCGGGTAAATATCGATTAATAGATATTCCCATAAGTAATTGCATAAATTCGGACATCAGTAAAATGTATGTTCTTACGCAATTCAATAGCGCTTCACTTAATAGGCATATTGGGCAAACTTATAATCTGAGCGGTCCTTTTGGACAAGGTTTTGTTGAGGTCTTAGCTGCTCAGCAGACTCCAGAAACACCATCTTGGTTTGAGGGTACTGCTGATGCCGTAAGAAAATATCAATGGCTTTTTCAGGAGTGGGATGTTGATGAATATTTGATTCTCTCTGGAGATCAGCTTTATCGGATGGATTACAGCTTATTTGTTGAACAGCACAGAAAAACCGGAGCAGACTTAACCGTTGCCGCTTTGCCAGTTGATTCAGCTCAAGCTGAAGCATTTGGTTTGATGCGCACAGATGAAGCAGGGAATATTAAGGAATTTCGTGAAAAGCCAACTGGCGATTCTTTGAAAGCAATGGCTGTGGATACTTCTAGGTTTGGCTTGGAAGCAAGTGAGGCTTTAGAAAAACCTTATTTAGCTTCTATGGGTATTTATGTTTTTAGTCGTGCCACTCTCTTTGACTTATTAAATAAATTTCCTTCATATACAGATTTTGGAAAAGAAATCATTCCTGAAGCCTTAGGTAGAGGAGACAAGCTCAAAAGTTATGTGTTTAATGATTACTGGGAGGATATAGGAACTATTGGAGCATTCTTTGAATCAAATTTAGCTTTAACTCAACAACCAACTCCTCCATTTAGTTTTTATGATGAAAAGTTCCCAATTTACACAAGGCCTAGATATCTACCACCTTCAAAAATTGTAGATACGCAAATAACTGATTCAATAGTTTCTGAGGGATCAATACTTAAATCATGCAGCATTCACCATTGTGTTTTGGGAGTTAGGAGTCGGATTGAAAGTGACGTTGTTCTAAATGAAACCCTAGTTATGGGATCTGATTTTTATGAGTCTTATGAAGAGAGAATAGCTCTTAGAAATGGAGGAGGAATCCCCTTAGGTGTAGGACAGGGAACAACTGTTAAAAGAGCAATTCTAGATAAAAACGCTCGAATAGGTGACAACGTAACTATAGTCAACAAAGACAACGTTGAAGAAGCTGATCGAGCAGATCAAGGCTTTTATATTCGTAATGGAATAGTTGTAATCGTCAAAAATGCCACAATTCCTGATGGTACTATTATTTGA